In Odontesthes bonariensis isolate fOdoBon6 chromosome 22, fOdoBon6.hap1, whole genome shotgun sequence, one genomic interval encodes:
- the ddx54 gene encoding ATP-dependent RNA helicase DDX54, protein MGQKKKKLTKRKRPTANRDQEPDSDNGDFELAAEIKDDDSPGRKLPRFPAASDCLSDVEPDTRELVRAQNKKKKKSGGFQSMGLSYPVYKGVMKKGYKVPTPIQRKTVPLILDGKDVVAMARTGSGKTAAFLVPMFEKLKAPQAQTGARALILTPTRELALQTMKFTRELGKFTGLKTALILGGDRMEDQFAALHENPDIIIGTPGRLMHVITEMNLKMHSMEYVVFDEADRLFEMGFAEQLQEIIQRLPDTRQTLLFSATLPKMLVEFARAGLTEPVLIRLDVDSKISDQIKLSFCHLRVDDKPALLLHLLRNVTKPQEQTVVFVATKHHVEYLKELLTLEGIECAYIYSALDQTARKINIGKFVHRKAMVLIVTDVAARGIDIPLLDNVINYNFPSKAKLFLHRVGRVGRAGRSGATYSMVCPDEMPFVYDLHLFLGRPVQFATPEHTQDSDGVFGRVPQTILDDEGSHLVTAHENSLDLQNLYRISENAYKQYLKSRPHPSPESFRRVKNSDLSSMAVHPLFGSGLEKMELERLHIVDAIKGYKSKSTIFEINSSSKTSASEVMRTKRSKDTRLVDKFTRHREDLAAESRLHQPVSAATTADSDFSNSTAKEEDDLKGVFSEVVGGKRRGPQEDGEERPKSKKIKQTGKDEAYYIPYRPKDFDSERGLSLSGEGTHFEQQASSAVLDLMGDEGDKLNQHKNIMKWDRKRKRFVREPGKDGHKKIRTDGGQVIFNKKNRKNFYEEWKKKYKIDDGSGSDGEAERGGRKPVGGRGRGGGRGRGHRGPSSRSSAPTVTPGGRRIRSELKTNTQILKERKARGKQQFLQGGGMKGIRARNKQGHGEVKKSGFGRGGRGGQGRGGQGRGKMRR, encoded by the exons ATGGgtcagaaaaagaagaaactgaCGAAGAGAAAGAGACCCACAGCCAACAGGGACCAGGAGCCTGACTCTGACAACGGAGACTTTGAACTGGCTGCTGAAATTAAGGACGATGATTCT CCAGGGAGGAAGCTGCCGCGGTTCCCAGCGGCGTCAGACTGCTTGTCAGATGTGGAACCTGACACAAGGGAGCTGGTCAGAgcccaaaacaagaaaaagaagaagtccGGAGGGTTTCAGTCCATGG GTCTTAGTTACCCTGTCTACAAAGGTGTCATGAAGAAGGGTTACAAAGTTCCTACACCCATTCAAAGAAAG ACTGTACCCTTGATTCTGGACGGAAAGGATGTGGTAGCAATGGCTAGGACGGGCAGTGGTAAGACGGCTGCCTTCCTGGTACCCATGTTTGAAAAGCTAAAGGCCCCTCAAGCCCAAACAGGAGCCAGAGCCCTCATCCTGACCCCCACCAGAGAGTTGGCCCTACAGACCATGAAGTTCACAAGAGAG TTGGGAAAATTCACCGGCCTCAAGACGGCTTTGATCCTCGGTGGAGACAG AATGGAGGACCAGTTTGCCGCTCTTCATGAAAACCCTGACAT AATCATCGGCACCCCCGGTCGTCTCATGCATGTCATTACAGAAATGAATCTGAAGATGCACAGTATGGAGTACGTGGTCTTTGATGAGGCTGACAG GTTGTTCGAAATGGGTTTTGCTGAGCAGCTTCAGGAGATCATTCAGAGGCTTCCAGATACCAGACAGACTCTGCTATTCTCTGCCACGCTTCCCAAAATGTTGGTGGAATTTGCAAGAGCGG GGCTGACGGAACCTGTGCTGATTCGCTTGGATGTGGATTCTAAGATCAGTGACCAGATTAAG CTGTCGTTCTGCCACCTGCGGGTGGATGACAAGCCAgcgctgctgctgcacctcctGAGGAATGTCACGAAGCCTCAGGAGCAGACGGTGGTCTTTGTTGCCACCAAACACCACGTAGAGTACCTCAAAGAG CTGCTAACCTTAGAAGGCATAGAGTGCGCCTACATCTACAGCGCCCTCGATCAGACCGCCAGGAAGATCAACATAGGGAAGTTTGTGCATCGGAAAGCCATGGTGCTTATTGTGACAGATGTTGCAGCTCGTGGTATAGACATCCCCCTGCTGGACAATGTCATCAACTACAACTTCCCCTCCAAGGCGAAGCTCTTCTTGCACAGAGTTG GCCGTGTGGGGCGTGCGGGTCGCAGCGGGGCCACATACAGTATGGTTTGTCCAGATGAGATGCCTTTTGTCTATGATCTCCACCTCTTCCTTGGAAGGCCTGTTCAGTTTGCCACACCTGAGCACACTCAAG ATTCAGACGGCGTGTTTGGTAGAGTTCCTCAGACCATCTTGGATGATGAAGGCTCTCACCTGGTCACGGCTCATGAAAACTCCCTGGACCTGCAAAATCTTTACCGTATCTCCGAGAACGCCTACAAGCAGTACCTCAAATCCAGACCACACCCCTCCCCAGAGTCATTCAGACGGGTCAAAAACTCAGACTTGTCCAGCATGGCTGTTCATCCTTTGTTTG GCTCTGGTTTGGAGAAAATGGAACTGGAGCGCCTTCATATAGTTGATGCCATCAAGGGCTACAAATCCAAATCA ACTATCTTTGAAATCAACTCTAGCAGTAAGACATCAGCCAGTGAAGTTATGCGGACCAAACGCTCCAAGGATACACGGTTGGTGGACAAATTCACCAGGCACAGAGAGGACCTGGCTGCCGAAAGCAGGCTGCATCAGCCTGTGAGCGCCGCCACCACTGCAGACAGTGACTTCTCAAACAGCACGGCCAAGGAGGAGGATGATCTTAAG GGGGTGTTCTCAGAGGTGGTTGGTGGTAAGAGAAGAGGTCCGCAAGAAGATGGGGAAGAGCGTCCAAAGAGCAAGAAAATCAAGCAAACGGGCAAAGATGAGGCGTATTACATCCCTTACAGACCCAAAGACTTCGATTCTGAGAGAGG GTTAAGCCTCAGTGGAGAGGGCACTCATTTCGAACAGCAGgcgtcctctgctgtcctcgaCCTCATGGGAGATGAGGGTGACAAGCTGAACCAGCataaaaatataatgaaatG GGACCGTAAGAGGAAGCGCTTTGTGCGAGAACCGGGAAAGGACGGCCATAAGAAGATCAGAACAGATGGCGGCCAGGTCATCTTTAACAAGAAGAACAGGAAGAACTT TTATGAGGAGTGGAAGAAGAAGTACAAAATTGATGATGGGTCTGGATCAGATGGGGAGGCAGAAAGAGGAGGAAGGAAGCCAGTCGGAG GTCGTGGTCGTGGTGGTGGTCGTGGCCGTGGCCACCGAGGCCCAAGCTCCAGATCTTCTGCTCCAACGGTGACACCTGGTGGTCGCAGAATACGCTCGGAGCTGAAAACGAACACGCAGATACTGAAGGAGCGCAAGGCGAGGGGGAAGCAGCAGTTCCTGCAGGGCGGAGGGATGAAGGGAATCCGTGCCAGGAATAAACAGGGGCACGGAGAGGTGAAGAAGTCAGGCTTTGGGCGGGGTGGGCGGGGTGGCCAGGGGAGGGGCGGCCAGGGGAGGGGCAAGATGAGGAGATGA